AGAGGTCACGAGCATCAACATTGCAAAGGTAAAGAACGACAGGTACGCGAAGAAACGCGCCTTGTAGTTTTCGCCTTCGCCGAAGTTTTCGTCGTGGGCCATGTAACCGAAGGAATACAGGTGCACCAAGGCGGACACTGTGTTGATCACGATCAACATGATCGCAGTCAGACGGTCCATGCGGATCGCCCAGTCTGTACTGAGTGTGCCGGATTCGATCCAACGCAGGATCTGGATATGCTCTGTAACGCCATCGAATGTGAAGAAGACGATCCAAGACAGGAACGCGGCGAGCATCAAAAGACCCGTTGTCAGGTACTGCGCTGCGGTTTCACCGATGATTTTCCAGCCGAAGCCCGCGATCAACGCGCCCACAAGCGGGGCAAAGAGGATGATGGTTTCCATAGGTCTAATTCACTCTATTTTCTTCGCGTTGCGTAAACTTGCGGGACGGATCTTTGTCGCCTCGCAGCTCAGGGTAAAAGAGAGCACAACCACAATCTTCTTCAGCACGGCTCTGATCTTCAGGCGTCTCGCGCCAAACATACATGCCGCTTTCTTCAGCGAAACCAATAATCTCATCAATCGTCGACGGGCGCGCTTGATCCAAAATCATGCGCTTAAGAATGGGAAGCTCGTCCCTAGCGTCGATACGATAATCTCTTTCATTCCCATTCAGAGAGGTATTCGACTGCTCAAAGCCATAAGATAGATATGTAAACCGAATTTTTTCACCTGACGTGCAATTGTTTAGCGTCAAATAGGAAGCTCCGCCCGGTCCGGCTTGGTATCCACCTTCTTGAAGAACAAATCCGGCACCGGCATCAATTGGAGCTTCATCGCGATGTGAAATGTCCAAAACCTCACATATCTCGGGGCTTTGATTTATGCCACAGCCAGCCAAAGCTGCGATAGCAACAGCTTTTGAAATAGCGCTGGGTTGAACTGAACCAAACATCCTCTACCCCTTCATCACATTGACGTCTTCGACGTCGATAGTGCCGCGGTTGCGGAAGAAACAAACAAGGATGGCGAGGCCGATGGCGGCTTCAGCAGCGGCGACCGTCAAAACGAACAGGGTAAAGACCTGACCGGTGAGATCACCAAGGTAGCTGGAAAATGCGACGAGGTTGATGTTCACCGCGAGCAGCATCAATTCGATGCTCATCAACAAAATGATGACGTTCTTACGGTTCAGGAAAAGTCCGAAAATCCCGATCACAAACAGGGCCGCAGCCACCGCGAGATAATGTTCAAGTCCGATCATGCTTTGCATCCCCTTCGGGGTGGCGATCCCCGGTTCGGCACCCGTGCGCGGGCGCGGTATTTTCCAAGACGTCATAGTCAGTTTGGGGGGGTAGGTTCAAGCCCTAGGACCGCGCAAACTGCCATTCAAGGGCCTCTATCGCGGCATTAATTCTCGATGGCGTCAAAAAAAGGGAATATCGCGCCGTAAGTTACTGAAAGGTTTATTTCTGAACCGCGTCGGAATGGACAGGTATCGCTGCAAAACAGCAGCTTTTGTGGGGATTTTCTATCAGACTTTGCCAAGGGATCCGCCGCGCCTATTTGACTGGTCCAACAGACGTAGAAAACAAAAAAGGGGCCCGAGGACCCCTTTTCTTAACCTTCAAGACCGACGTTTGGACAAACCCACATTGGGGCGCGGCACGACGTCTATCGGCGCCATCGCAGTCAAACGTTGATCGCAGCGCTTAGTTTGCGCAGGCGTATCCAGCGATTTTATCTTCAGCGGAGCCGCGGATAATTTCGACCATTTCGGGATCTGCAACAGGGTTTTCATTCAACGAATCAAGTGTCGGACCTGATGCAACAAGACCGATCCGGTACGGTTCACAGCTGACGTGATGCTGTGTGTATGTGTTCGCGCCATCAGCGTTGCGACGCGTCACCGCATCTTTTTTCACGCCGGATGCGTTGGACACTTCCAGCACAGTGTATGTCACACCTGTTTCGCCTTCGACTGTCAGGTCTTGCGCGCCTGCAGCCGTCGCACAGACTGCAATTGTGGCAGCAATAAGTACATTTTTCATCGTTATCGTCCTTGTTCAGGTTCTAGGTCTTACAATTTTTGTCGGCTTGGGAACGTCGACACAAACCCACACCATTCTACTTTACCGTTTAGTATCAACCGTATAGCGCAAACTACGCTTATGATTTAACCAAGCCAGTTGCGCAGAATAGACCCGAAATAATTGTCATAATTAAGGAAAAGCGGGCGTTGATGAAAAATCTGACCCCAAAACGCAATCGGGGCAGCCGAAGCTGCCCCGTCGTATAGTCGAAAGTGTAGTGGTCGAAGATCAGAGGGCGATTAAAGCCCCTGCCCCGGTTTCACATCTTTCAGTTCCATCGCTTTTGCTGGATCGCGGTACATCTGTTCCAAAACATTCTGGCGTTTGATGTCCACACGGTGGCGCAGTGTCAGAACAATGGCCCCGATCATCGCAACCAGCAGGATCAAACCAGCCAGTTGGAACAGCATGAAGTATTTGTCGTAGATCAGCAGACCAAGCGCTGCGGTGTTTTCAACGTCGGACACTGGTGCGGCTGCACGTAGTTCCGCCCCGTCAGAGAAGCCCCAAACGCCAAGTGCGATCATCAGCTGCATGACCAAGACCAAACCGATCAGCAAAGCGAGCGGCATGTATTTGGTCATTTCCGCCTTCAGTTCGGCGAAATCAACGTCGAGCATCATCACGACGAACAAGAACAACACCGCGACCGCGCCGACGTAGACGATGATCAGCAGCATCGCCACAAATTCGGCGCCCAGCATGACGAACAGACCCGCCGACGACAGGAAGGCGAGGATCAACCACAGGACCGAATGGACCGGATTGCGGCTGACCACGGTCAATAGCCCACCGACAAGCGCGGAGATGGCAAAGAGATAGAAAGTAAACGCGAAAACTGTCATGCGTCCTGATCCTTGTCTAAAACGTCAGTGGCCAATTCCATGGCCTTTGTCATTGCAGGCACACCACCGAACATGGCGGCTGTGGCAATCGTTTCTGCGATTTCCTGCTTTGTGGCCCCTGCTTCGACAGCGTGGCGCACGGTCAATTTGATCTGCGGTTCTGCGGTTGCCCCAGCGATGGTCAGCCCATGCAAAGTCAGCAGCAGTTTCGTTTTTGCATCCAGCCCGTCAGGCGAGATGCCTTTGCCCATGAATGCTTCCATCATGTCTTTTGGCATGGTCGGAAACATATCCTCGAAACCCTTTGGGATAAACGATTCAAGATCAGGGTTCATGGATTTGGCCATTTCCTGGCCCATCTTCATCATGGCCTCGAACGGGTTATCGGTCATGCCGCATCCTCCGCCTCAAAAACTTCAATGGCCGCGTTCATCGCGTTGATCATCGCCGGAAAGCCGCCGTACAGCGTCATCTGGTAGATGATTTCGCAGACTTCTTCGCGAGTGGCCCCGACAGCGCGGGCGCTGCGGATGTTGACCTGCAATTGCGGTTTTGTCTGGCCGCCAAGCGCGGTCAACGCTGCAATGGTGGCCAGCAAACGTGTCTTTTCGTCAACGCCGTCACGTGCGTAGAACGTGCCATAAGCCACATTCACAACCATCTTGGACAGACCAGGCACAAGCGCATCATAACGCGCCGCAAGTGCGTCTTCCATGCCGGGGTTTACGGCCTCAGAAAGGGCTTTGCCTGCTGCATAGGTGTCTGTTTGGGTCATACGATATCCCCCAAACGCGTCAGCAAATCGGCTGTGTTGCTTTGGAAGGATTCGGCATCTTCAGGAGATGCGTCTTCCCACAGTTCGGCGAGTTCGGATGTTTCCGACGCCAATACCTTTGGGATCGCAGCCGCAGCATAATCAATCAGGTCGAGGTTTTCGGCGACATCCGCGCGATGGACCAGAAGTTCGGACACCACATCGTCGTCCACCTTCGTGGATGGATTGTCGTGGCATGCCGCCACGACTTCGCCAGCGACGATGGCCGCCTGCCCTGCGTCGATTTCGATGTATGTGCCGTCCGCAAGATTTGCGATGTCGCGCAGAACAGTTTCCACAACAGCAGCGGTCCCTTCGCGGTAATCCGCGAGGAAGTCCAACGCCCCATCGTTGTCAAAGCTACCTGTGCCCCAAGCGCCCATCTTATGAAACCGGCCCAAGGATCATCGGTAAGGTGCATCCATTTCGAGATTGCGTGCGATTTCAGCTTCCCAACGGTCGCCGTTCGCTAGCAGTTTGTCTTTGTCGTAGTACAATTCTTCGCGTGTCTCTGTTGAGAATTCGAAGTTTGGACCTTCGACGATCGCATCCACTGGGCAGGCTTCTTGGCAGAAACCGCAGTAGATGCATTTTGTCATATCGATGTCGTAGCGTGTGGTCCGGCGGGATCCGTCGTCGCGCGGTTCCGCGTCGATGGTGATCGCCTGCGCAGGACAAACCGCTTCGCACAGTTTACATGCGATGCAGCGTTCTTCGCCGTTTGGATAGCGGCGCAACGCATGTTCACCACGGAAACGCGGGGACAAAGGCCCCTTTTCATGCGGGTAGTTCAACGTCGCTTTTGGCGAGAAGAAGTATTTGAACCCAAGCTTGAAGCCTTGGAAGAAATCCTGAAGCAAAAAGTACTTCGCGGCGCGGGTATAATCGATTTGGGTCATGGGCGGGTCTCCGAACCAGTCACGTCTAGTTTGCCGATTGCTTCATCAATTTGCACAAGAAACGCAGCTTTTTCGGCCCGCTGCGTTTTTTGGTCGCCGAATTGGGCGATATATTCACCGACGGTCATTTTACCGTCTTCAGCCGTTTGACCAGCCAGAATGTCGCTGCGCATCTGACGCAAGTCTTCGAGCGACATTTTGTTCAGCTGGTTTGCCATATCAGCCGCCTACTGCCCAGCGTGCCCAGAAGCCGCCAAAGACTTCGAACTTTGCCATGAAGGCGATGAACACGACCCATACCAGCGACATTGGCAAGAAGACTTTCCAGCCGATCCGCATCAGTTGGTCGTAGCGGTAGCGCGGTGTGATCGCCTTCACCATGGAGAAGAAGAAGAACACAGTCGCCATTTTCAGGATCATCCAGAACACGCCATCCGGCAGGAACGGCAGTGGGGACAGCCAGCCACCGAAGAACAGCAGCGAGATCAGCGCGCACATCAGCACGACAGCCATCAGTTCGCCGATCATGAACAGCAGGAAAGGTGTGGATGAGTATTCAACTTGGTAACCCGCAACCAATTCTGATTCCGCTTCTGGAAGGTCGAATGGTGGGCGGTTTGTTTCAGCCAAGGCGCTGATAAAGAACAGGAATACCATCGGGAAGTGCGGCAACCAGTACCAGCCGAGGATGCCGTAGCCCGTGTCTTGCGCCGCAACGATTGACCCGAAGTTCATTGAACCGGTTGAGATAATCACACCGATGATGATCAGGCCCAAAGAGACTTCGTAAGAAATCATCTGCGCGGCAGAGCGGAGCGAGCCGAGGAACGGATATTTCGAGTTTGACGCCCAACCGCCCATGATCACGCCGTAAACTTCCAGCGATGACACAGCGAAGACGAACAGGATCGCCACGTTGATGTTGGACACGACCCAACCGTCATTGAATGGGATCACCGACCAAGCGACAACTGCCAGAACGAAGGAAATCATTGGGGCAAGGAAGAAGACACCTTTGTCGGCACCCGCAGGCACGACGATTTCTTTGACGATGTATTTCAAGAAATCCGCGAAGGATTGCAGCAAACCGTAGGCACCAACCATGTTCGGCCCTTTGCGCATCTGGACAGCCGCCCAGATTTTACGGTCCGCATACATCAGGAAGGCCAAGGCGACCAACAGCGGGATCAAAACCAGTAGACACTGGCCCAACATCACAAGGACCATGCCTAGGTTTGTATTGGTGAAAAACTCAATCATTGTCGTCCCCTACACCGTTGGAATTCCGGACTGACCGCAATCTGCGACAGTCACTTCGGCGTCAATTGTTCGGCTACCCGCGGGCAGCGCTGGCGAAATCACAAAGACCGCATCGCCGGTCCATGTTGCGCCCTCTTGGGCGGCAGTCGTGCGCACGTGGCGCGTAAATCCATAGCCCCGGATCAGGGTATATTGGGCGGCAGCACAGCGGGCGTATTGATCCACGTCCGCTTGGGTCCGTGCACCGGTCATGCTGACCCGAAAGTTCACCAGATCACCGTCCAACAAACGCGTTTCAATGCCGTTATAGACAGGCGCAAAGGTATCGCGGGACACATCGGCCCCTGATCCTGTGCAACCCGCAAGGGCCAACGCGCTTATGACGGCGACAGCTTTCACTTACTCGGCGGCCATCGGTGCGTTTGCGCGGGCTTTGGCGTTGGCGGACAGTTCCGCCATCAGCTGGGATGCCCGTGCGATTGGGTTGGTCAGGTAGAAATCAGTCACAGCGTTCACGAAGTCCGCTTTGCCCGGTTTCTTAGCCGCGATTGGCTGCCAATCGTTTTCTGCAACAACGTCGATGTCACCCAGATGCGGATGCGCCGCCACGATAGCAGAGCGCAATTGCGCCATGGAATCGTATGGCAATGTCGCCTCGAGTTCCGCAGACAAAGCCCGCAGGATCGCCCAGTTTTCTTTGGCTTCACCCGGTGCATGTGATGCACGCATCGCCAGCTGAGGACGGCCTTCTGTGTTCACGAACAGACCGTTTTCTTCAGTGTAAGCTGCACCCGGCAGGATCACGTCAGCGCGGTGTGCGCCGCGGTCGCCGTGCGAGCCCTGATAGATCACGAAAGCGCCCGGTTTGATTTCAACTTCGTCCGCGCCAAGGTTATAAACAACCTCTGCCCCGTCCAATGCCGCTTCAAGACCACCTTCAGTCACGGCACCCACGTCCATCGCGCCTACGCGGCTGGCCGCTGTGTGCAGAATGAGGAATTTGGACTGTGCAGCGTCCGCCGCTTTCATTGCTTGGCTTAGCACCGCTTCGCCGTCAGCTTCTGTCAATGCGCCTTGACCGACGATCATCACACCTTTGGTGCCGTGTTTGTCGGAATGGTCCAAGCCAGCAAGATCAACCAGATCGTCACGACCAGAGCCGATTTGTTTGATGTCGAAAGTCAGATCATCATTTGAGCCGATGCGGGCAACGTTCGCGCCGCGTGACCAAGCCTGAC
The Rhodobacteraceae bacterium S2214 genome window above contains:
- the nuoK gene encoding NADH-quinone oxidoreductase subunit NuoK — translated: MIGLEHYLAVAAALFVIGIFGLFLNRKNVIILLMSIELMLLAVNINLVAFSSYLGDLTGQVFTLFVLTVAAAEAAIGLAILVCFFRNRGTIDVEDVNVMKG
- the nuoI gene encoding NADH-quinone oxidoreductase subunit NuoI, with product MTQIDYTRAAKYFLLQDFFQGFKLGFKYFFSPKATLNYPHEKGPLSPRFRGEHALRRYPNGEERCIACKLCEAVCPAQAITIDAEPRDDGSRRTTRYDIDMTKCIYCGFCQEACPVDAIVEGPNFEFSTETREELYYDKDKLLANGDRWEAEIARNLEMDAPYR
- a CDS encoding carboxymuconolactone decarboxylase family protein — encoded protein: MTQTDTYAAGKALSEAVNPGMEDALAARYDALVPGLSKMVVNVAYGTFYARDGVDEKTRLLATIAALTALGGQTKPQLQVNIRSARAVGATREEVCEIIYQMTLYGGFPAMINAMNAAIEVFEAEDAA
- a CDS encoding NADH-quinone oxidoreductase subunit J, translated to MTVFAFTFYLFAISALVGGLLTVVSRNPVHSVLWLILAFLSSAGLFVMLGAEFVAMLLIIVYVGAVAVLFLFVVMMLDVDFAELKAEMTKYMPLALLIGLVLVMQLMIALGVWGFSDGAELRAAAPVSDVENTAALGLLIYDKYFMLFQLAGLILLVAMIGAIVLTLRHRVDIKRQNVLEQMYRDPAKAMELKDVKPGQGL
- the nuoH gene encoding NADH-quinone oxidoreductase subunit NuoH, which produces MIEFFTNTNLGMVLVMLGQCLLVLIPLLVALAFLMYADRKIWAAVQMRKGPNMVGAYGLLQSFADFLKYIVKEIVVPAGADKGVFFLAPMISFVLAVVAWSVIPFNDGWVVSNINVAILFVFAVSSLEVYGVIMGGWASNSKYPFLGSLRSAAQMISYEVSLGLIIIGVIISTGSMNFGSIVAAQDTGYGILGWYWLPHFPMVFLFFISALAETNRPPFDLPEAESELVAGYQVEYSSTPFLLFMIGELMAVVLMCALISLLFFGGWLSPLPFLPDGVFWMILKMATVFFFFSMVKAITPRYRYDQLMRIGWKVFLPMSLVWVVFIAFMAKFEVFGGFWARWAVGG
- a CDS encoding carboxymuconolactone decarboxylase family protein, producing the protein MTDNPFEAMMKMGQEMAKSMNPDLESFIPKGFEDMFPTMPKDMMEAFMGKGISPDGLDAKTKLLLTLHGLTIAGATAEPQIKLTVRHAVEAGATKQEIAETIATAAMFGGVPAMTKAMELATDVLDKDQDA
- a CDS encoding DUF4259 domain-containing protein — its product is MGAWGTGSFDNDGALDFLADYREGTAAVVETVLRDIANLADGTYIEIDAGQAAIVAGEVVAACHDNPSTKVDDDVVSELLVHRADVAENLDLIDYAAAAIPKVLASETSELAELWEDASPEDAESFQSNTADLLTRLGDIV